One genomic segment of Candidatus Syntrophosphaera sp. includes these proteins:
- a CDS encoding Gfo/Idh/MocA family oxidoreductase, with translation MDKIRLGLIGCGRISKNHFDAVSQIPEAEFVAVADLIPEKAQTVAETYGIKSVYTDYLEMLEKEQLDAVSICTPSGLHPQMGIEVAKRKKHVITEKPMAINVESADKLIHACDANKVKLFVVKQNRLNSTMQLLKHAIQKGRFGRIYIAQSNVFWQRPQAYYDAEKWRGTWEFDGGAFMNQASHYVDGLYWLLGNVDSVMSYTSTMARRIEAEDTGCAILHFRDGLIATINVTMLTYPKNFEGSITIIGEKGTVKIGGVAVNKIEKWEFEDYDDDDKLALDSNYQPPNVYGFGHNPYYRNVIDVLLNRGDPSTDGRDGRKSVEIIQAIYLSAKTGKRISLPL, from the coding sequence ATGGATAAAATCAGATTGGGCCTGATCGGTTGCGGAAGGATCTCCAAGAACCACTTCGACGCTGTGTCGCAGATCCCGGAAGCGGAATTTGTGGCGGTGGCGGACCTCATCCCGGAGAAAGCGCAGACTGTGGCGGAAACCTACGGCATCAAAAGCGTCTACACCGATTATCTGGAAATGCTGGAGAAAGAGCAGTTGGACGCGGTGAGCATCTGCACCCCCAGCGGCCTGCATCCGCAGATGGGGATCGAGGTGGCCAAACGCAAGAAGCACGTCATCACCGAAAAGCCGATGGCCATCAACGTCGAATCCGCGGACAAGCTGATCCACGCCTGCGACGCCAACAAGGTCAAGCTCTTCGTGGTGAAGCAGAACCGCCTCAACAGCACCATGCAGCTGCTCAAGCACGCCATCCAAAAAGGCCGTTTCGGCAGGATCTACATCGCCCAGTCAAATGTTTTCTGGCAGCGCCCCCAAGCCTATTACGACGCCGAAAAGTGGCGCGGGACCTGGGAATTCGACGGCGGGGCCTTCATGAACCAGGCCAGCCATTATGTGGACGGGCTCTACTGGCTGCTCGGCAATGTGGACAGCGTCATGTCCTACACCTCGACCATGGCCCGGCGCATCGAAGCCGAGGACACCGGCTGCGCCATCCTCCATTTCCGCGACGGCCTCATCGCCACCATCAACGTCACCATGCTCACGTATCCAAAAAATTTCGAGGGCTCCATCACCATCATCGGCGAGAAGGGCACCGTCAAGATCGGTGGCGTGGCGGTGAACAAGATCGAGAAATGGGAATTCGAGGACTACGACGATGACGACAAACTCGCCCTCGACTCCAATTACCAGCCCCCCAACGTCTATGGCTTCGGCCACAACCCCTATTACCGCAACGTGATCGACGTCCTCCTCAACCGCGGCGATCCCTCCACCGACGGGCGCGACGGACGCAAATCGGTCGAGATCATCCAGGCCATCTATCTCTCCGCCAAAACCGGTAAAAGGATCTCGCTGCCTTTGTAA